The following proteins are encoded in a genomic region of Magallana gigas chromosome 1, xbMagGiga1.1, whole genome shotgun sequence:
- the LOC136276328 gene encoding uncharacterized protein isoform X1, translated as MEKQGILTLRENSEHFEAESTPNSLRSSRNTMGKRDILTHRENTEYFEQESTTDLLRASRNAMEKQDILNLRENSEHFEQIPYHCFPSLSSCDERSQLDRVSVGVTCAQS; from the exons atggaaaaacaggGCATCTTGACCCTCAGAGAAAACAGTGAGCATTTTGAAGcag AGTCCACCCCAAATTCATTGAGATCTAGCCGCAACACAATGGGAAAACGGGACATCTTGACCCACAGAGAAAACACTGAGTATTTTGAacaag AGTCCACCACAGATTTATTGAGAGCTAGCCGCAACGcaatggaaaaacaggacaTCTTGAACCTCAGAGAAAACAGTGAGCATTTTGaacaaa TTCCATACCATTGTTTTCCCTCTCTCAGTTCCTGTGATGAAAGAAGTCAACTTGATAG GGTGAGTGTCGGAGTTACATGTGCACAATCCTAA
- the LOC136276328 gene encoding uncharacterized protein isoform X2, translating into MEKQGILTLRENSEHFEAESTPNSLRSSRNTMGKRDILTHRENTEYFEQESTTDLLRASRNAMEKQDILNLRENIPYHCFPSLSSCDERSQLDRVSVGVTCAQS; encoded by the exons atggaaaaacaggGCATCTTGACCCTCAGAGAAAACAGTGAGCATTTTGAAGcag AGTCCACCCCAAATTCATTGAGATCTAGCCGCAACACAATGGGAAAACGGGACATCTTGACCCACAGAGAAAACACTGAGTATTTTGAacaag AGTCCACCACAGATTTATTGAGAGCTAGCCGCAACGcaatggaaaaacaggacaTCTTGAACCTCAGAGAAAACA TTCCATACCATTGTTTTCCCTCTCTCAGTTCCTGTGATGAAAGAAGTCAACTTGATAG GGTGAGTGTCGGAGTTACATGTGCACAATCCTAA